The Thermus caldifontis genome includes a region encoding these proteins:
- a CDS encoding nucleotidyltransferase domain-containing protein, translating into MPAKSLNSAVLRWPSREEVEGALQAWLARHPIPGLLALGYFGSYARGDHGVGSDLDLLLLVESSSLPPWQRSLGLPLEELPVPTEALVYTLAEWQALPQWSPRFAETLGREVRWLFRHPTLSLP; encoded by the coding sequence ATGCCCGCGAAATCCTTGAATTCTGCCGTGCTCAGATGGCCTAGCCGGGAGGAGGTGGAAGGGGCCCTTCAGGCCTGGTTGGCCCGCCACCCTATCCCTGGCCTTCTGGCCCTGGGCTACTTCGGGTCCTACGCCCGGGGCGACCACGGGGTGGGAAGCGACCTGGACTTGCTTCTGCTTGTGGAATCCTCCTCCCTTCCCCCCTGGCAACGCTCCTTAGGCCTTCCCTTGGAGGAGCTTCCTGTGCCCACGGAGGCCCTAGTCTACACCTTGGCGGAATGGCAAGCCCTACCCCAATGGAGCCCTCGCTTTGCCGAAACCCTAGGGCGGGAGGTGCGCTGGCTCTTTCGTCACCCCACCCTTTCCCTTCCCTAA
- a CDS encoding HEPN domain-containing protein, whose translation MNRAGDWLLQAEKDLEMAQIARKAGRHEWACFAAQQAAEKAVKALHLHLGQEAWGHVVARLLKELPLEVPQDLVEKGRYLDGLYIPTRYPDAFPEGPSAEHYGPLQSQEAVRYAREILEFCRAQMA comes from the coding sequence GTGAACCGGGCAGGGGACTGGCTTCTCCAGGCGGAAAAGGACCTGGAGATGGCTCAGATTGCCCGGAAGGCAGGCCGGCACGAGTGGGCCTGCTTTGCCGCCCAGCAGGCCGCGGAGAAGGCGGTGAAAGCCCTCCACCTTCACTTGGGCCAGGAGGCTTGGGGGCACGTGGTGGCCCGGCTTCTTAAGGAGCTCCCCCTGGAGGTGCCCCAAGACCTGGTGGAGAAGGGCCGCTACCTGGATGGGCTCTATATCCCTACCCGCTACCCCGATGCTTTTCCCGAAGGGCCTTCTGCGGAGCACTATGGCCCCTTGCAAAGCCAGGAGGCGGTGCGCTATGCCCGCGAAATCCTTGAATTCTGCCGTGCTCAGATGGCCTAG
- a CDS encoding quinone oxidoreductase family protein, which produces MKAIRVHQVGGPEVLTLEDLPLPEPGPGEVLVRLLAIGVNYIDTYKRRGLYPMPLPFTLGEEGAGVVEKVGEGVVGVRPGDRVAFANVQGAYAQYQVVPAERLVPVPEGLDPKLAAAGLLQGMTAHYLLRSTYPVQAGDQVLVHAGAGGVGLLLIQWAKHLGATVYATASTEEKRALCLQAGADYALPYEGFAQAVKALSGGGVDVVYDGVGQSTFEGSLEALRPRGFLVLFGQSSGPVPPMDPQVLNRKGSLYLTRPTLHHYTATRKELLLRAGEVFQALREGWLRVRIGAEFPLEKAREAHEALEGRKTTGKVLLIP; this is translated from the coding sequence ATGAAAGCCATACGGGTACACCAGGTGGGCGGGCCGGAGGTCCTGACCCTCGAGGACCTCCCCCTCCCCGAGCCGGGCCCAGGGGAAGTTCTGGTCAGGCTTCTCGCCATCGGGGTCAACTACATTGACACCTACAAGCGCCGGGGCCTTTACCCCATGCCCCTTCCCTTCACCTTGGGGGAGGAGGGGGCCGGGGTGGTGGAGAAGGTGGGGGAAGGGGTGGTGGGGGTGCGCCCCGGGGATAGGGTGGCCTTCGCCAACGTGCAAGGCGCCTATGCCCAGTACCAGGTGGTGCCGGCGGAAAGGCTGGTGCCCGTGCCCGAAGGGCTTGACCCCAAGCTGGCGGCGGCGGGCCTGCTTCAGGGGATGACCGCCCACTACCTCCTCCGAAGCACCTACCCCGTGCAGGCAGGGGATCAGGTGCTGGTGCACGCAGGGGCCGGAGGGGTGGGGCTCCTTCTCATCCAGTGGGCCAAGCACTTAGGGGCCACGGTCTACGCCACCGCCAGCACGGAGGAGAAGCGGGCCCTTTGCCTGCAGGCGGGGGCCGACTACGCCCTCCCCTACGAGGGTTTTGCCCAGGCGGTGAAGGCCCTTTCCGGGGGTGGGGTGGATGTGGTCTACGACGGGGTGGGGCAAAGTACCTTTGAGGGGAGCCTCGAGGCCCTGAGGCCTCGGGGCTTTTTGGTCCTCTTCGGCCAGTCCTCGGGGCCCGTGCCCCCCATGGACCCCCAGGTGCTGAACCGGAAGGGAAGCCTCTACCTCACCCGCCCCACCCTCCACCACTACACCGCCACCCGCAAGGAGCTCCTCTTGCGGGCGGGGGAGGTGTTCCAGGCCCTGCGGGAAGGGTGGCTACGGGTGCGGATTGGGGCTGAGTTCCCCCTGGAAAAGGCCCGGGAAGCCCACGAGGCCCTGGAGGGGCGAAAGACCACGGGAAAGGTCCTCCTAATCCCCTAG
- a CDS encoding carbohydrate kinase family protein, which yields MLALAGEVLVDLVLEGQDPLRFSGVLGGSVLNTATTLARLGFPVRFLSEVGEDWVSAWAEEEMRRRGLGLRLFRHPAPMPLALVRLDREGNASYSFHRPFQKPYHPGPGSLKGAKAFHFGSLFALEDRTEEGLRLLLEEAEREGALLSYDPNLRHPPTPKERKRMEAYLARVDLLKLSLEDARLLFPQDPVGAVKALDPPLRVLTLGEEGAVAFLGEEEVRLPGKAVRVKDTVGAGDSFTAGLLALLLQKGYGKGSLARLSREDLRAILEGAIALSALACTVRGAYLPEGGLRAWKAQYLGD from the coding sequence ATGCTGGCCCTAGCTGGGGAGGTGCTGGTGGACCTGGTGTTGGAAGGCCAGGACCCCTTGCGCTTCTCTGGGGTTTTAGGGGGCTCGGTGCTGAACACCGCCACCACCCTAGCCCGCCTGGGTTTTCCCGTGCGCTTCCTTTCCGAGGTGGGGGAGGACTGGGTTTCCGCCTGGGCCGAGGAGGAGATGCGAAGGCGGGGCCTAGGGCTAAGGCTTTTCCGCCATCCGGCCCCCATGCCCTTGGCCCTGGTGCGGCTGGATAGGGAGGGGAACGCCAGCTATAGCTTTCACCGCCCCTTCCAGAAGCCCTACCATCCAGGGCCAGGGAGCCTAAAGGGGGCCAAGGCCTTCCATTTCGGCTCCCTCTTTGCCCTCGAGGACCGCACGGAGGAGGGCCTAAGGCTTCTTTTGGAAGAGGCGGAGAGGGAAGGGGCCCTCCTCTCCTATGACCCCAACCTCCGCCATCCCCCTACCCCCAAGGAGCGAAAGCGGATGGAAGCCTACCTGGCCCGGGTGGACCTCTTGAAGCTTTCCCTAGAGGACGCAAGGCTTCTTTTCCCCCAGGACCCCGTGGGGGCGGTGAAGGCCCTGGACCCACCCTTAAGGGTTCTCACCCTGGGGGAGGAAGGAGCGGTGGCCTTCCTTGGGGAGGAGGAAGTGCGCCTCCCCGGGAAGGCGGTGAGGGTAAAGGACACCGTGGGGGCGGGGGATAGCTTTACCGCGGGGCTTCTTGCCCTTCTCCTCCAGAAGGGCTATGGGAAGGGAAGCCTCGCCCGCCTCTCCCGGGAGGACCTCAGGGCCATCCTGGAGGGCGCCATCGCCCTTTCCGCCCTGGCCTGCACCGTGCGGGGGGCCTACCTGCCAGAGGGGGGGCTTAGGGCCTGGAAGGCCCAGTACCTAGGGGATTAG